The Gemmatimonadaceae bacterium DNA segment GCGTGCCGAACGACGGCTCACGCGCGAGCGCGAAATGGAGAAGCAGCGCGCGTATGTGAAGAAGGAAGAGGAGTACATCCGTCGCAACATCGCGGGCGTGAACTCATTTCAGGCCAAGGGCAAACGCAAACGTCTGGAACGGCTGCCCCGCCTCGCGCCGCCACCCGGCGATCCGGCCGCCATGACGCTGCACTTCGAAGTGGCGGAGCGCGGTGGCGATCAGGTGACGGCCATCAACGAGCTGCGCGTGGAGGTGCCGGGCCGCGTGCTGGTGGAGAACTTCACCGCCGTGCTGCGACGCAACGACTTCGTCGCGCTCGTGGGCCCCAACGGCGCGGGGAAGTCGTCATTCATCTCCACCATCCTCGGCGATCGCGCGCCGGCGCATGGCGAGGTACGCGTGGGCGGCTCCATCACGCCGGCCTGGTTCCGGCAGGACCTGTCGGATCTCCCGCTGCGCGTGTCGCTCTTTGATGCGATTCAGGATCAGCGGCCGCTCTGGGGCCGCGGGAACGTGCAGAATCATCTTGGCGCCTTCGGCTTTAGTGGGGACGAGGTGTTCCGTGAAATTCATACCTTGAGCGGTGGCGAACGGGCCCGCATGGCGCTCGCGCTGATGACACTGGCGAACGCAAACCTGCTGGTGCTGGACGAACCCACCAACCACCTCGACGTCGAGAACATCGAAGTGCTCGAGGACGCGCTCGACGAGTACGAAGGCACGGTGTTGCTGGTGAGTCATGACCGTGCGTTCCTGCGTGAGGTCGCCACGCGTGTGTGGTCGTTTGACGGCACACGACTTGTTGACTTCGACGGCCCGTTCGTTGAGTGGGAAGCGGATCGCGCACGTCGAGCCAGGAGCGGGTCTGGACTCGCCTCAAACCCACCGTAAGTGTCCGCCTTCTCCTCCCTAAATCGCGCCGTATTCAACACGCAAATTGGTTTTCAGGAGATATGCCGACGACAGTCCGAAACACTCGCGCAACTTCGCAACGATGGGGCGGTGGAGAGGCGCTCGGTGTTCAATTCTTCGCCCTTGCCGTGATCGCTTGCAGTTCCGTAAACCAATTCTGTACGACGAGGTATCGCGAGGCCTGCGCGCCGGGGGTGCTCGCAGGTGGATTGGAAGGGAGGTCCGGAAGCGTGACGACGAACCGCTTGCCATCAGGATGGAGATCCCAGTTCTCCACGCCGCCGCTGACGGCGAGCGACAGCAGAAACTCGGGCGCACGCACGACGACCGCAGGCGTCCGGTCAATGCGCGCACGGAAGAGCGAGTCACCGGCCGCAGCGAACGACTTCCAGTAGTAGACATACTTCCCGTCCCGCGACCATCGTACCCCCTGCCCAGACGTGGAGGATACTTGCCACTTGCCCTTCGGAATGGGGAAGTCGCGGATCCAAATCTCGGGCGAGCCTGACTCACTGGAGGTGAATGCCGCGAGTGTGCCGTCCGGCGACACTCTGGCAGTGGTCTCATTCCATGCTCCGTCGGCGTATGGCTGTGGGGTTCCGCCACCTTTCATCGCGTAAGTGAAAATGTCCCACCCGCCGGTGCCGATCGCGTTGAACAGCACAGTGTCACCGCGAAACCAATCGCTGGGTACTTCGCGCCGGACTTGCGGATGGACCAACTGCTCGGATCCGCTGTTATCGGCCGGCTTGACGAAGAGATCGGACCGATTGCTTCCGCCGACCTCCTTCACGAAGAGCATGCGCGTCCCGTCGGGAGACCAGACTGCATTCGTGTTGTCATCGGCGAACGTGAGGCGGACATCGGTCTTTGTGGCGAGATCGAACGTATGAATATCGCGGTCAATGCCTCGGTTGGCCCACACCTGATAGGCAATCGCTCCGCGGTTGGGCGCAAACCGCGGCAGGGCGTATGTGCCTGAGGGAATCTGAATCGGCGCGATGACCCCAGTGAAGTCGACGAGCGCGAGACGGTTTGGAACCTGACCACCCGTCCGGAGGTTCGGCGTTCCCTCGTGATACACGAGCACGCCATTGCTTGACACGGAGTAGCCACGTTGCCCGACCGCCGCCGCGACCCTGTCGAGCAGCATGAACGGCTGGCCTGTGGTGACATGGCGGCGGAGGTCGAACGGGACCGCGAAGAGGCCGCCGGATTCCGCGATGTAGAGCACGTGCCCCGTGGCAATGTAGGCGGGATGCACGGCATGCTGGGCGAGAACGGTGACCGAGTCAGTCGCGAAGGTGAGCACTGACACGCCCTCGGCGTTGCTGAACAGAAGCCCGGAGCCATCGGGCAGCAGGAAGGAGTAGCGCTCCGCGGCCGCGGTCTTGGCCAGGAACTCCGGCGTGCCGCCCGTCGCCGAAATGCGGTAGATACCCTTGGGGCCACCCGAGTAGACGATCTTGTCGTCGGTGCCCCAGTGCAGGTAGGTGCCGGGCACGACGCCGAGGTGCAGGAGATTCATCGTCGTTCCTCCCTTCAGCTCCATCCGCACCAGCGTGCCGTCCGTCTGGCCGCGGCGAAAGGCCATCGACCGGCTGTCCGGCGAGAAGGTCGGCGACGCGTTTGCGCCTTCGGTCCCCGGCACCTTGTGAAAGTCGCCGTCGCCATCGAGGCGGCGAACGTAGATAGTCGGCGGGTCGGTGCCCAACACGCCGACGAACGCCAGCGTCGACCCGTCTGGCGAGATCACGACGTCACTGCTGGCGAGCGGTGTCGCCGTGCCAACCGCGAGATCGAGGCGCGTGACGGGAGCCGGGTGCGCGCGCTTGGTCCAGAGCCAACCCGTGGTACCGAGCGCGAGGAGCAACGCCATCAGCAGAGGCACAGCGGCGCGCTGTTTCCATGACGCACTGCCGCTGGCAATCTGCGCGGACGTGGTTGTCGTGAAGGCGGAATTCTTCAGCGCCTCACTGAACTTCGCCGCGCTCTCGAAACGGTCGGCCGGAACTTTCTCCAGCGCCTTGGCGAGTGCAGCCGACACATTCGGCGGCACCGACTTGCGCAGTGTCGTCACCGGCTGCGTGGGCTCCGTGATGATCTTCATGATGATCTGCTGCGCGGAACCGCCGAGGTGTGGCGGTTGCCCGGCGAGCATTTCGTACAGCACACTGCCCAGCGAGTACACGTCACTGCGCGCGCTGATGTCCTTCTCGGCGGTGGCTTGCTCGGGCGACATGTAGTGCGGTGTGCCGAGACTCAGGCCGGTTTCCGTCGTGCGCCCACCGGCCGCAGCGGACACGGCCAGCGCGATACCGAAGTCGGCCACCATCGGCCGACCGTTCGCCAGCAGAATATTCTCCGGCTTGATATCGCGGTGAATGACGCCGCGCGTGTGGGCGTAATGCAGCACGTCGGCCACATCGGTCGCGATGTGCACGGCCTCGTCCACGCCGAGCTGTGTTTCGCGATCGAGCTTTGCGCGCAACGTCTCGCCGTCGATGAACGGCATCACGTAGTACAGGAATCCGTCCGCCTCGCCACTATCGAACAACGGCAAGATATGCGGATGCTGCAGCGCCGCCGTGGTCGTGATCTCCTGCACGAAGCGCTCGGCGCCGAGTACGGCAGCGAGCTCTGGCTTCAGCACCTTGAGTGCGACGCGACGCTTGTGCTTGAGATCCTCGGCGAGGTACACCGTGGCCATGCCGCCCTGCCCCAGCTCGCGCTCGATGCGGTAGCGATCAGCCAATGCGGCGGTGAGCCGTTCGGCGACCGCGCTCATGGCGGCACCTTGGCCTTCAGCTCTTCAAGGAAGTTCTCCACCACCACGAGCTTCCGGCGCAGCTGACTCTCACGGGCTCGCAACATGATGAAGCCTTTGCTTTCCGGCGCGACATCCCAATCGCTGATGCCTTGCAGCGAGAACAGCACTTGCGAGGCGCCGACGGCGAACGTCCGGCCGGGAATGACGGCGGTGCTCACCAACTCGCGCTTCGCATTGGCGAAGAAGATCTCTCGACCGTCGCGCGACCACTTGGGCCGCGAGCCTCCGCCGGTTGAGATCGGGGTGAGAGATTCCTTCGTGTTCGGGAACGGGCGGACATACACTTCGTAAACCCCGCTCACATTGGATTCGTAGAGCAGCCAGCGTCCATCGGGTGAGACCGACGGGTTGTATTCGGCAAATGGACTGTCGACGAGCGGCACGCGCGTCGAATCACGGCCCAGACGAATACCAAAGATGCCGGGTGTGAGCGCCTCACCGCCCACGAGGTTCCGGCTGGCGGTCTGGAAGACGACCCATTGGCTGTCGGCACTCCACGAGCCCGCACTGGCGCGATCGACCAGCAAGACCGGGGCGGTGCTGCTCCCGTCCGATCGCACCATTCGCAGTGCATTTCCATGTCCGATGAACTGCGATACGTACATGAGCTGCGCGCCATTCGGGTGCCACTGGGGCGCGCGGTCAACGCGATCGAAGGTCACCTTGGAAAGCGGCCCGTCGCGTCGACCCAACTGCTTCACCCATACATTCTCGCCGCCGGACTCGACGATCGTGATCGCCAGCCGCGTACCGTCCGGCGAAAGGGGCAAGTGTCCCGAACTCCTCAACCCAGGTGGAATCGACTGCCGTGAAGTCGCCTGTTCGTGTCGCCCACACGACGGTGCGCTCCAACGCACCCGTTCCGGTGCCGTACCAGAGGGTTCCCGTCCCTGAGACCGCCATTTCGACTCCACCGCCGCCCAACCGAATGGTGATGCCTTCCGCGAGCGCAACAGTGGCGCCGTTGATTTCCATGCGATCTTGATCGAAGGGCGCGACCATCAGCACGCCTCCGGCGGTGACGTAGAGGAGGTGGCCCGTCGGGAGGTAGCGCGCGAAGACACCGCGCACGAGGATGTGATGCTTGCGAGTCTTGAGGTCGAGCACGGCAATGTCGTTGGTGCTCGAAATATTGACGCCGGGTCCGCCCCGATCGACCGTCATCAAGATGCCGCGACCGTTAGGCAGCGCGTCGGGCCAGTTGTGCTGGAACTCGCCGGACGCGGAAT contains these protein-coding regions:
- a CDS encoding ABC-F family ATP-binding cassette domain-containing protein, giving the protein MTLLSVSNVGVSFGATELFKDITFTVAQGERWGIIGRNGAGKTSIFKVITGDLQPNVGSVARKPGLRHALLDQHRAFEGATTVWEAGAAAWREVMALEQRIAEQALELGDMGEQVTDEFLERFGRDQERFADIGGYIYHARVDAVLQGLGFDAEESKTRLVSTLSGGERGRVGLAAQLIAPADLLLLDEPTNHLDLDTTTWLQEWLSEADETVIVVSHDRAFMDAVCTNILHVEAKSSESYKGNYSQFVPQRAERRLTREREMEKQRAYVKKEEEYIRRNIAGVNSFQAKGKRKRLERLPRLAPPPGDPAAMTLHFEVAERGGDQVTAINELRVEVPGRVLVENFTAVLRRNDFVALVGPNGAGKSSFISTILGDRAPAHGEVRVGGSITPAWFRQDLSDLPLRVSLFDAIQDQRPLWGRGNVQNHLGAFGFSGDEVFREIHTLSGGERARMALALMTLANANLLVLDEPTNHLDVENIEVLEDALDEYEGTVLLVSHDRAFLREVATRVWSFDGTRLVDFDGPFVEWEADRARRARSGSGLASNPP
- a CDS encoding protein kinase, whose product is MSAVAERLTAALADRYRIERELGQGGMATVYLAEDLKHKRRVALKVLKPELAAVLGAERFVQEITTTAALQHPHILPLFDSGEADGFLYYVMPFIDGETLRAKLDRETQLGVDEAVHIATDVADVLHYAHTRGVIHRDIKPENILLANGRPMVADFGIALAVSAAAGGRTTETGLSLGTPHYMSPEQATAEKDISARSDVYSLGSVLYEMLAGQPPHLGGSAQQIIMKIITEPTQPVTTLRKSVPPNVSAALAKALEKVPADRFESAAKFSEALKNSAFTTTTSAQIASGSASWKQRAAVPLLMALLLALGTTGWLWTKRAHPAPVTRLDLAVGTATPLASSDVVISPDGSTLAFVGVLGTDPPTIYVRRLDGDGDFHKVPGTEGANASPTFSPDSRSMAFRRGQTDGTLVRMELKGGTTMNLLHLGVVPGTYLHWGTDDKIVYSGGPKGIYRISATGGTPEFLAKTAAAERYSFLLPDGSGLLFSNAEGVSVLTFATDSVTVLAQHAVHPAYIATGHVLYIAESGGLFAVPFDLRRHVTTGQPFMLLDRVAAAVGQRGYSVSSNGVLVYHEGTPNLRTGGQVPNRLALVDFTGVIAPIQIPSGTYALPRFAPNRGAIAYQVWANRGIDRDIHTFDLATKTDVRLTFADDNTNAVWSPDGTRMLFVKEVGGSNRSDLFVKPADNSGSEQLVHPQVRREVPSDWFRGDTVLFNAIGTGGWDIFTYAMKGGGTPQPYADGAWNETTARVSPDGTLAAFTSSESGSPEIWIRDFPIPKGKWQVSSTSGQGVRWSRDGKYVYYWKSFAAAGDSLFRARIDRTPAVVVRAPEFLLSLAVSGGVENWDLHPDGKRFVVTLPDLPSNPPASTPGAQASRYLVVQNWFTELQAITARAKN
- a CDS encoding PD40 domain-containing protein — protein: MTFDRVDRAPQWHPNGAQLMYVSQFIGHGNALRMVRSDGSSTAPVLLVDRASAGSWSADSQWVVFQTASRNLVGGEALTPGIFGIRLGRDSTRVPLVDSPFAEYNPSVSPDGRWLLYESNVSGVYEVYVRPFPNTKESLTPISTGGGSRPKWSRDGREIFFANAKRELVSTAVIPGRTFAVGASQVLFSLQGISDWDVAPESKGFIMLRARESQLRRKLVVVENFLEELKAKVPP